In Candidatus Binatia bacterium, one DNA window encodes the following:
- a CDS encoding polyprenol monophosphomannose synthase: MRILVVTPTYNERDNLQALCTAVLSSPIGADYMIVDDNSPDGTGQLADELAAAEPRLKVMHRPGKLGLGSAYRQAFQRALEEGYDAVISMDGDWSHDPQYLPALVGGAANADLVIGSRYMNGISVVNWELSRLILSQLANTYARVVTGMPFRDCTSGFQCLTSRALREIGLESIKTDGYSFLVELKYRVVHAGLRGVEVPIVFTQRRAGTSKISKAEIARSMVTPWKMRLGLWEGGSRRRPKV, from the coding sequence ATGCGAATCCTCGTCGTCACCCCCACCTACAACGAGCGCGACAACCTGCAGGCGCTCTGCACGGCCGTCCTGTCGTCTCCGATCGGCGCCGACTACATGATCGTCGACGACAACTCGCCGGACGGGACCGGGCAGCTCGCCGACGAGCTCGCCGCCGCCGAGCCGCGCCTCAAGGTGATGCACCGTCCGGGCAAGCTCGGGCTCGGCAGCGCGTACCGGCAGGCGTTCCAGCGCGCGCTCGAGGAGGGATACGACGCGGTCATCTCGATGGACGGCGACTGGTCGCACGACCCGCAGTACCTGCCGGCGCTGGTCGGCGGCGCGGCGAACGCGGACCTCGTGATCGGCTCGCGCTACATGAACGGCATCAGCGTCGTGAACTGGGAGCTGTCGCGGCTGATCCTGAGCCAGCTCGCCAACACCTACGCGCGCGTCGTGACCGGCATGCCGTTTCGCGACTGCACGAGCGGATTTCAGTGCTTGACGTCACGCGCCCTGCGCGAGATCGGGCTCGAGAGCATCAAGACCGACGGCTACTCGTTCCTGGTCGAGCTCAAGTACCGCGTCGTGCACGCCGGGCTGCGCGGCGTCGAGGTGCCGATCGTGTTCACGCAGCGGCGCGCCGGCACGTCGAAGATCTCGAAGGCCGAGATCGCGCGCTCGATGGTGACGCCGTGGAAGATGCGGCTCGGCCTGTGGGAAGGCGGGTCGCGCAGGCGACCGAAGGTCTGA
- a CDS encoding class I SAM-dependent methyltransferase, giving the protein MTREQRPDAFLARQRAHFATADVEHFLWQTRGPGFAPREAAFVRDVLRGCAAPLLEVGCGEGANLLHLTADGSTASHGGRWFGLDAFAAKLAFAAREVPAARFTCGDAAALPFADGSFATVLIRDLLHHLPQPRRALEEACRVLRPAGRFVLIEPNARNPLIRLQMALVPAERGAARSDARWLRELLGGLPLRDVAFTEAAPLPLDRLVLHHRFGLPRLGTSAAVVRMLHALENAVSRVLPRSRWSYVVVHATRSG; this is encoded by the coding sequence ATGACCCGAGAGCAGCGACCGGACGCGTTCCTCGCGCGTCAGCGAGCCCACTTCGCGACCGCCGACGTCGAGCACTTTCTCTGGCAGACGCGCGGTCCGGGCTTCGCGCCGCGCGAGGCGGCCTTCGTGCGCGACGTGCTGCGCGGCTGCGCGGCGCCGCTGCTCGAGGTCGGCTGCGGCGAGGGCGCGAACCTGCTGCACCTGACCGCGGACGGCAGCACGGCGTCGCACGGCGGCCGCTGGTTCGGCCTCGACGCCTTCGCGGCCAAGCTCGCGTTCGCGGCGCGCGAGGTGCCCGCGGCGCGCTTCACGTGCGGCGACGCCGCGGCGCTGCCGTTCGCCGACGGTAGCTTCGCGACCGTGCTGATCCGCGACCTGCTGCACCACCTGCCGCAGCCGCGCCGCGCGCTCGAGGAGGCGTGCCGCGTGCTGCGTCCGGCGGGACGCTTCGTGCTGATCGAGCCCAACGCGCGCAATCCGCTGATCCGCCTGCAGATGGCGCTCGTGCCCGCCGAGCGCGGCGCGGCGCGCTCCGACGCGCGCTGGCTGCGGGAGCTGCTCGGCGGGCTACCGCTGCGCGACGTGGCGTTCACCGAGGCGGCGCCGCTGCCGCTCGACCGCCTGGTGCTGCACCACCGCTTCGGCCTGCCGCGGCTCGGCACGTCTGCGGCGGTCGTGCGGATGCTCCACGCGCTGGAGAATGCGGTGTCCCGCGTGCTGCCGCGCTCGCGCTGGTCGTACGTCGTGGTCCACGCGACGCGCAGCGGCTAG
- a CDS encoding MBOAT family O-acyltransferase: MSLEQIGPRLAAELVDLRLGLWEARHSLFAHYALYGIVLFALALVATPFERRVREWVIVALGVASIMLLGSFGVGLAALVYSVCLWTTVEHVPGRGGVALSVVLLIALAAYPWLLGDALAGNTSHMREFWSFATNVWWLRCIAYVVDRRARGTPRRTLREYLLATLFFPTFINGPIESTEQLAAHRRPGPAVGTWSELRDWLRLLGRSFVRFLWGSTKVMLGVLYLAQENDTIFATGGLAVSHPRIWLWIVELYFTFYIVFSGWTDVALALARPLGFDVMENFDRPWRSRSVAEFWRRWHISFGIWLREYIYIPLGGNRRHAAFNVLATFLVSGLWHVWGALKVLGLEAYPPSAWLGFIVWGLMNGVAVVAGRWWANAPALEPVRAALATRLPSELRLRAAQAMAFGFVAIAWVPFFLPPWVDVSQCWQILLRVLFIT; encoded by the coding sequence ATGAGCCTGGAGCAGATCGGCCCGCGCCTCGCCGCGGAGCTCGTCGACCTTCGACTCGGCCTCTGGGAGGCGCGGCACAGCCTGTTCGCGCACTACGCGCTCTACGGCATCGTGCTGTTCGCGCTCGCGCTGGTCGCGACGCCGTTCGAGCGCCGCGTGCGCGAGTGGGTGATCGTCGCGCTCGGCGTCGCGAGCATCATGCTGCTCGGCTCGTTCGGCGTCGGGCTCGCGGCGCTCGTCTACTCGGTCTGCCTCTGGACGACCGTCGAGCACGTGCCCGGACGCGGCGGCGTCGCGCTCTCCGTCGTTCTCCTGATCGCGCTCGCCGCCTACCCCTGGCTGCTCGGCGACGCGCTCGCCGGCAACACGAGCCACATGCGCGAGTTCTGGTCGTTCGCGACCAACGTGTGGTGGCTGCGCTGCATCGCGTACGTCGTCGACCGGCGCGCGCGCGGCACGCCGCGCCGCACGCTGCGCGAGTACCTGCTCGCGACGCTCTTCTTCCCGACCTTCATCAACGGTCCGATCGAGAGCACCGAGCAGCTCGCGGCGCACCGCCGACCCGGGCCCGCGGTCGGAACGTGGAGCGAGCTGCGCGACTGGCTGCGGCTGCTCGGGCGAAGCTTCGTCCGCTTCCTCTGGGGCTCGACGAAGGTCATGCTCGGCGTCCTCTACCTCGCGCAGGAGAACGACACGATCTTCGCGACCGGCGGTCTCGCGGTGTCGCACCCGCGCATCTGGCTCTGGATCGTCGAGCTGTACTTCACCTTCTACATCGTCTTCTCGGGCTGGACCGACGTCGCGCTCGCGCTCGCGCGTCCGCTCGGCTTCGACGTGATGGAGAACTTCGACCGCCCCTGGCGCTCGCGCTCGGTCGCGGAGTTCTGGCGTCGCTGGCACATCTCGTTCGGCATCTGGCTGCGCGAGTACATCTACATCCCGCTCGGCGGGAACCGCCGTCACGCGGCGTTCAACGTGCTCGCGACGTTCCTGGTGAGCGGGCTGTGGCACGTCTGGGGCGCGCTCAAGGTGCTCGGCCTCGAGGCGTACCCGCCGTCCGCGTGGCTCGGCTTCATCGTCTGGGGCCTGATGAACGGCGTCGCCGTGGTCGCGGGGCGCTGGTGGGCGAACGCGCCCGCGCTCGAGCCGGTGCGCGCCGCGCTCGCGACGAGGCTACCCTCCGAGCTCCGTCTGCGCGCGGCGCAGGCGATGGCGTTCGGCTTCGTCGCGATCGCCTGGGTGCCGTTCTTCCTGCCGCCGTGGGTCGACGTGAGCCAGTGCTGGCAGATCCTGCTACGCGTCCTGTTCATCACCTGA
- a CDS encoding sulfatase, with amino-acid sequence MSALAARIIRDARSRPGSVTRGSPGKADHGSVARMLRRRAVRTLFLLLTLLAIGASARATTPPAPQASASGAPESAASATAATSAPQASAAATPAASAGAKASASATKAERRTSWDLIVALAAAGQPPEGVQLVYRGAHKETRAGVRMASPSSMSMPVEVPPEAELVFGVTFQAAAFMTELPELAEPGRVQIELAEADGKTHVLYDRRIDIRNVPTDRRWFDERIDLAPFAGKKATLTFRVLNEGDAAKAKETNVYLSTPRIVTRAGDAAPGLNVLLITIDCLRADHVGAYGYPRPTTPTLDRLAAEGVRFARAYANAPMTLPSIPQLFTSTLFPTKDDETFLEPVAQAGVPSAAVVNQVWIPLWLGQGKHAEPPGTFDVMISGDLDARAIVDRALTWLETHRDDRFFLYLHFLDAHTPYGPPADQIRAFADPAYQGKVGDTFSDVDGADAGRYDDADKQKIIALYDSALRYIDDQIARVIEFLEKSGELDRTAIVVTADHGEEFWDHGRFFHGQSLYDELLHVPLIVRVPGLGAPGTVVERPVRMLDVGPSLLDWAKLERPATFTGRALAEVVANADLPADEMVATATQAQFPTRYAVRSGDLKLIESLDTGKRELFDLASDPDERHDLAAQRPDDVAALQAKLDAARQVLRERGYQVKVVGPQSGSVPVEVRLSSEPRSGTFLTLDRTSPHGDPRLTLSADGEKLTAKATVDARGTGFRFDRLLSPRNIQRDDKIRFEVLVSGSPVSRAVLALGPNGTAASSDVVNVADPAFTTTTEPDCEAPPSGVRVCVWRYPGEKLGEMPEIENPELREKLRALGYLQ; translated from the coding sequence ATGAGCGCTCTCGCCGCACGGATCATCCGCGACGCGCGCTCGCGTCCGGGCTCGGTCACGCGCGGGTCGCCGGGCAAGGCGGACCATGGTAGCGTCGCGCGGATGCTTCGGCGCCGGGCCGTACGCACCCTCTTCCTGCTCCTCACGCTGCTTGCGATCGGCGCGTCGGCGCGCGCGACGACGCCGCCGGCGCCGCAGGCCAGCGCCAGCGGCGCGCCGGAGAGCGCCGCGTCCGCGACGGCCGCGACCTCCGCGCCGCAGGCGAGCGCCGCAGCCACACCGGCCGCGAGCGCCGGCGCGAAAGCGAGCGCGTCCGCGACGAAGGCCGAGCGCCGCACGTCCTGGGACCTGATCGTCGCCCTCGCCGCCGCGGGCCAGCCGCCCGAGGGCGTTCAGCTCGTCTACCGCGGCGCGCACAAGGAGACGCGCGCCGGCGTCCGCATGGCCTCGCCGAGCAGCATGTCGATGCCGGTCGAGGTGCCGCCCGAGGCGGAGCTGGTCTTCGGCGTCACCTTCCAGGCGGCGGCGTTCATGACCGAGCTGCCGGAGCTCGCCGAGCCGGGCCGCGTGCAGATCGAGCTCGCCGAGGCCGACGGCAAGACGCACGTCCTCTACGACCGCCGCATCGACATCCGCAACGTTCCGACGGACCGTCGCTGGTTCGACGAGCGCATCGACCTCGCGCCCTTCGCCGGCAAGAAGGCGACGCTCACCTTCCGCGTGCTGAACGAGGGCGACGCCGCGAAGGCGAAGGAGACCAACGTCTACCTCTCGACGCCGCGCATCGTGACGCGCGCCGGCGACGCCGCGCCCGGCCTCAACGTGCTGCTCATCACGATCGACTGCCTGCGCGCGGACCACGTCGGCGCCTACGGCTACCCGCGGCCGACGACGCCGACGCTCGATCGCCTCGCCGCCGAGGGCGTGCGCTTCGCGCGCGCCTACGCGAACGCGCCGATGACGCTGCCCTCGATCCCGCAGCTCTTCACCTCGACGCTGTTCCCGACCAAGGACGACGAGACGTTCCTCGAGCCGGTCGCGCAGGCCGGCGTGCCGAGCGCCGCGGTGGTGAACCAGGTCTGGATCCCGCTCTGGCTCGGTCAGGGCAAGCACGCCGAGCCGCCCGGCACCTTCGACGTCATGATCTCGGGCGACCTCGACGCGCGCGCGATCGTCGACCGCGCGCTCACCTGGCTCGAGACGCACCGCGACGATCGCTTCTTCCTCTACCTGCACTTCCTCGACGCGCACACGCCGTACGGCCCGCCCGCGGACCAGATCCGCGCGTTCGCCGACCCGGCCTACCAGGGCAAGGTGGGCGACACCTTCTCCGACGTCGACGGCGCCGACGCCGGCCGATACGACGACGCCGACAAGCAAAAGATCATCGCGCTGTACGACAGCGCGCTGCGCTACATCGACGACCAGATCGCGCGCGTGATCGAGTTCCTCGAGAAGAGCGGCGAGCTCGACCGCACGGCGATCGTCGTCACCGCCGACCACGGCGAGGAGTTCTGGGATCACGGCCGCTTCTTCCACGGGCAGAGCCTGTACGACGAGCTGCTGCACGTGCCGCTGATCGTCCGCGTGCCGGGGCTCGGCGCGCCGGGCACGGTCGTCGAGCGTCCGGTGCGCATGCTCGACGTCGGGCCGTCGCTGCTCGACTGGGCGAAGCTCGAGCGTCCGGCGACGTTCACCGGACGCGCGCTCGCCGAGGTGGTCGCCAACGCCGACCTGCCGGCGGACGAGATGGTCGCGACCGCGACGCAGGCGCAGTTCCCGACGCGCTACGCGGTCCGCAGCGGCGACCTCAAGCTGATCGAGAGCCTCGACACCGGCAAGCGCGAGCTCTTCGACCTCGCGAGCGACCCGGACGAGCGCCACGACCTCGCGGCGCAGCGTCCGGACGACGTCGCCGCGCTGCAGGCGAAGCTCGACGCCGCGCGCCAGGTGCTGCGCGAGCGCGGCTACCAGGTGAAGGTGGTCGGGCCGCAGTCGGGCAGCGTGCCGGTCGAGGTACGCCTCTCGAGCGAGCCGCGCAGCGGCACGTTCCTCACCCTCGACCGCACCTCGCCGCACGGCGACCCGCGGCTCACGCTGTCCGCCGACGGCGAGAAGCTCACCGCCAAGGCGACGGTCGACGCGCGCGGCACCGGCTTCCGCTTCGACCGCCTGCTGAGCCCGCGCAACATCCAGCGCGACGACAAGATCAGATTCGAGGTTCTGGTCTCGGGTTCGCCGGTGTCGCGCGCCGTGCTGGCGCTCGGCCCGAACGGCACCGCGGCGTCGAGCGACGTGGTCAACGTCGCGGATCCGGCGTTCACCACGACCACGGAGCCGGACTGCGAGGCGCCGCCGAGCGGCGTGCGGGTCTGCGTCTGGCGCTACCCCGGCGAGAAGCTCGGCGAGATGCCCGAGATCGAGAATCCCGAGCTGCGCGAGAAGCTGCGCGCCCTCGGCTACCTGCAATGA
- a CDS encoding class I SAM-dependent methyltransferase: MTEQLAFWETGGRYRPSDHPVVELFARQRVEYLEARGALDGVASLLDVGAGSGFSSAYYPERIRVVACDYASGMLTGNPVRDRVRCSATQLPFDDGGFDVVTCWELLHHLDDPVAALREMWRVTRRRLVVFEPNRINPGHIVLGLTREEERRSLLFSPGHLRRLVHAATGRRARPQRCGLLFPNVTPLPIARLLTRLPYRVPLIAISQLVVLEKD; the protein is encoded by the coding sequence ATGACCGAGCAGCTCGCCTTCTGGGAGACGGGCGGACGCTACCGCCCGAGCGACCACCCGGTGGTCGAGCTGTTCGCGCGCCAGCGCGTCGAGTACCTCGAGGCGCGCGGCGCGCTCGACGGCGTCGCGAGCCTGCTCGACGTCGGCGCCGGCAGCGGCTTCTCGAGCGCCTACTACCCCGAGCGCATCCGCGTCGTCGCGTGCGACTACGCCTCCGGGATGCTGACCGGCAACCCGGTGCGCGACCGCGTCCGCTGCTCGGCGACGCAGCTTCCCTTCGACGACGGCGGCTTCGACGTCGTCACCTGCTGGGAGCTCCTGCACCACCTCGACGATCCGGTCGCGGCGCTGCGCGAGATGTGGCGCGTCACGCGGCGGCGGCTCGTCGTGTTCGAGCCGAACCGCATCAACCCGGGTCACATCGTGCTCGGGCTGACGCGTGAGGAGGAGCGGCGCTCGCTGCTGTTCTCGCCGGGACACCTGCGTCGGCTCGTGCACGCGGCGACGGGACGTCGCGCGCGACCGCAGCGCTGCGGGCTGCTCTTCCCGAACGTCACGCCGCTGCCGATCGCCCGGCTGCTCACCCGCCTCCCCTATCGCGTGCCGTTGATCGCGATCTCGCAACTCGTCGTGCTGGAGAAGGATTGA
- a CDS encoding DUF2304 domain-containing protein, translated as MNQTTIDVDALRRLAIEQPEATSTRILALLLCTAFLVAVLVLVRRGRLREEYTPIWTVVAVGTMVLSIWFDAVRLLTRLVGAWTPSSTLFFFGLVFLLTVCLNYAVRLSGLSLQVKLLAQEVALLRQQLAATSGGDGERAAGEQ; from the coding sequence ATGAACCAAACGACCATCGACGTCGACGCTCTGCGCCGGCTCGCCATCGAGCAGCCGGAGGCGACGAGCACGAGGATCCTGGCGCTGCTGCTGTGCACCGCGTTCCTCGTCGCGGTGCTGGTGCTGGTGCGGCGCGGGCGGCTGCGCGAGGAGTACACGCCGATCTGGACGGTGGTCGCGGTCGGCACGATGGTGCTCAGCATCTGGTTCGACGCCGTGCGGCTGCTCACGCGCCTCGTCGGCGCCTGGACGCCGAGCTCGACGCTGTTCTTCTTCGGCCTCGTCTTCCTGCTCACCGTGTGCCTGAACTACGCCGTGCGCCTCTCGGGCCTGAGCCTGCAGGTCAAGCTGCTCGCGCAGGAGGTGGCGCTGCTGCGCCAGCAGCTCGCGGCGACGTCCGGCGGCGACGGCGAGCGCGCCGCCGGCGAGCAATGA
- a CDS encoding glycosyltransferase family 2 protein — translation MSRRSSDSLLIIPAFNEQRSIGAVIDRVRATGLELDVLVINDGSRDDTAEIARRHGATVVSHPFNLGYGAALQTGYKYAIRNGYRHLVQMDADGQHDPAYIPSLLEPVRAGEADVVIGSRFIEATGYQMGGARTVGRVFFQRVLVWCGGPHIADPTSGLQALSRSVVRFCCSDFYPFDFPDIDVLLLLHRQGFRIREVPVTMAPSPPQRKPMHYGLRAVYYPYKMLLSTFRSMFMPRVKLASD, via the coding sequence ATGTCCCGCCGTTCCAGCGATTCCCTTCTGATCATCCCGGCCTTCAACGAGCAGCGCTCGATCGGTGCGGTGATCGACCGCGTGCGCGCGACCGGCCTCGAGCTCGACGTGCTGGTGATCAACGACGGCTCGCGCGACGACACCGCCGAGATCGCCCGCCGCCACGGCGCGACGGTGGTGTCGCACCCGTTCAACCTGGGCTACGGCGCCGCGCTGCAGACCGGCTACAAGTACGCGATCCGCAACGGCTACCGGCACCTCGTGCAGATGGACGCCGACGGCCAGCACGATCCCGCCTACATCCCGAGCCTGCTCGAGCCGGTGCGCGCGGGCGAGGCCGACGTGGTGATCGGCTCGCGCTTCATCGAGGCGACCGGCTACCAGATGGGCGGCGCGCGCACCGTGGGCCGCGTCTTCTTCCAGCGGGTCCTGGTCTGGTGCGGCGGGCCGCACATCGCCGACCCGACCTCGGGTCTGCAGGCGCTGTCGCGCAGCGTGGTGCGCTTCTGCTGCTCGGACTTCTACCCGTTCGACTTCCCGGACATCGACGTCCTGCTGCTGCTCCACCGCCAGGGGTTCCGCATCCGCGAGGTCCCGGTGACCATGGCGCCGAGCCCGCCGCAGCGAAAGCCGATGCACTACGGGCTGCGCGCCGTCTACTACCCGTACAAGATGCTGCTCTCGACGTTCCGCAGCATGTTCATGCCGCGCGTCAAGCTCGCTTCCGACTGA
- a CDS encoding glycosyltransferase family 1 protein — protein sequence MSERAGQREDARAVWFDARGLQVGFKEHGGRGIGTYVAALATELDHQAAPDRLRMLVERGAELLHGVSPSRLLYVPRALGGRGPLATHLHQHAQLAAWLSARRPAAVHFPAQTDAPAVLGVRTVVSVHDVVLHRHGAWYEAGTPDSLRARARRARFRTMRLLERLAIAHASRIIVPSRVTAEELVRELAVPRAKISIIPLAAAPRFSPEPAPNDAAVRARLRLPERYLLHTGGADPRKRVPELIDVFDAIARDDASLGLVLAGPVANGAAYPAVRQAIERAAARDRIVLPGVVRDEELPALYRGAAALVLATRYEGFGLPVVEAFACGTPVVATAADAVREVAGDAALLVPVAEIGELRQAVRRVLNDAELAASLRERGLERAAQFRWSLAAAETLAVYEEVTGEHLRAA from the coding sequence GTGAGCGAGCGAGCAGGACAGCGCGAGGACGCGCGAGCCGTCTGGTTCGACGCCCGCGGTCTCCAGGTCGGCTTCAAGGAGCACGGCGGACGCGGCATCGGCACCTACGTCGCCGCGCTCGCCACCGAGCTCGACCATCAGGCGGCGCCCGATCGCCTGCGCATGCTGGTCGAGCGCGGCGCGGAGCTGCTGCACGGGGTCTCGCCGTCGCGCTTGCTGTACGTCCCGCGCGCGCTCGGCGGACGCGGCCCGCTCGCGACGCACCTCCACCAGCACGCGCAGCTCGCGGCGTGGCTTTCGGCGCGGCGTCCTGCGGCGGTGCACTTCCCGGCGCAGACCGACGCGCCCGCCGTGCTCGGCGTGCGCACGGTGGTGAGCGTGCACGACGTCGTCCTGCACCGCCACGGCGCCTGGTACGAGGCCGGGACGCCGGACTCGCTGCGGGCGCGCGCGCGACGCGCGCGCTTCCGCACGATGCGCTTGCTCGAGCGGCTCGCGATCGCGCACGCGTCGCGCATCATCGTGCCGTCGCGGGTGACGGCGGAAGAGCTCGTGCGCGAGCTCGCGGTGCCGCGCGCGAAGATCTCGATCATCCCGCTCGCGGCGGCGCCGCGCTTCTCGCCGGAGCCCGCGCCGAACGACGCCGCGGTGCGCGCCCGGCTGCGCTTGCCCGAGCGCTACCTGCTGCACACCGGCGGCGCCGATCCGCGCAAGCGCGTCCCCGAGCTGATCGACGTCTTCGACGCGATCGCACGCGACGACGCGAGCCTCGGCCTCGTGCTGGCGGGACCGGTCGCGAACGGCGCGGCCTATCCGGCGGTCCGGCAAGCGATCGAGCGCGCCGCCGCGCGCGACCGCATCGTGCTGCCCGGTGTGGTACGCGACGAGGAGCTGCCGGCGCTCTACCGCGGCGCCGCGGCGCTCGTCCTCGCGACGCGCTACGAGGGCTTCGGCCTGCCAGTGGTCGAGGCGTTCGCGTGCGGCACGCCGGTGGTCGCGACCGCGGCGGACGCGGTCCGCGAGGTCGCCGGCGACGCGGCGCTGCTCGTGCCGGTCGCGGAGATCGGCGAGCTGCGCCAGGCGGTGCGTCGCGTCTTGAACGACGCCGAGCTCGCGGCGTCGCTGCGCGAGCGCGGGCTCGAGCGCGCGGCGCAGTTTCGCTGGAGCCTCGCCGCGGCCGAGACGCTCGCGGTGTACGAGGAGGTCACCGGCGAGCACCTGCGCGCTGCTTGA
- a CDS encoding nuclear transport factor 2 family protein, whose amino-acid sequence MTPADLVEIELIKRLKYKYMRCLDQKLWDEMAETLTEDAVASYSAGKYEFHGRDAILAFFRASMGSPSFLSSHRVHHPEIDLTSPTTARGVWALEDVVVDPSRDFELRGAAFYTDEYVKQDGQWRIQRTAYKRTYEEVWKRSQGAPRTLTASWWETGGQSQLPIPEHVAHLITKR is encoded by the coding sequence ATGACGCCCGCCGACCTCGTCGAGATCGAGCTCATCAAGCGGCTCAAGTACAAGTACATGCGCTGCCTCGACCAGAAGCTGTGGGACGAGATGGCGGAGACGCTGACCGAGGACGCGGTCGCGTCGTACAGCGCGGGGAAGTACGAATTCCACGGTCGTGACGCGATCCTCGCGTTCTTCCGCGCCTCGATGGGGTCGCCGAGCTTTCTCTCGAGCCACCGCGTGCACCATCCCGAGATCGACTTGACGAGCCCGACCACCGCGCGCGGCGTGTGGGCGCTCGAGGACGTCGTGGTCGACCCGTCGCGCGACTTCGAGCTGCGCGGCGCCGCCTTCTACACCGACGAGTACGTCAAGCAGGACGGCCAGTGGCGGATCCAGCGGACGGCGTACAAGCGGACGTACGAGGAGGTGTGGAAGCGCAGCCAGGGCGCGCCCCGCACGCTCACCGCGAGCTGGTGGGAGACCGGCGGGCAGAGCCAGCTGCCGATCCCGGAGCACGTCGCGCACCTGATCACGAAGCGCTAG